One Betta splendens chromosome 8, fBetSpl5.4, whole genome shotgun sequence DNA segment encodes these proteins:
- the c1qtnf6a gene encoding complement C1q tumor necrosis factor-related protein 6 — MLALLLILSVAPLAALLPPPGAPLPCGRCCDDLTPAEGSGAQPPTDGFSRVPEVRTYINMTILKGDKGDRGERGTPGKAGHEGPPGARGPVGSKGSKGQAGPPGDPCKRHYAAFSVGRRKPLHSLESYQGLLFDTVFVNLDGHLDMFTGRFLCRVPGVYFFNVNIHTWNFKETYLHIMRNDTEQAIVYAQPSERSIMQSQSLMLQLQLRDEVWVRLYKRERENAVYGDDADVYITFSGYLVHASAD; from the exons ATGCTGGCGTTGCTCCTCATCCTGTCCGTCGCCCCCCTCGCGgccctcctgcctccccccgGGGCTCCTCTCCCCTGCGGACGCTGCTGTGACGACCTgacgccagcagagggcagcggagcCCAGCCACCTACAGACGGCTTCAGCCGCGTGCCAGAGGTCCGCACCTACATCAACATGACCATCCTCAAAG GTGACAAGGGAGACCGCGGAGAGAGAGGCACGCCGGGTAAAGCTGGGCACGAGGGGCCTCCGGGGGCCAGGGGTCCCGTGGGGTCAAAGGGCAGCAAGGGCCAGGCGGGGCCTCCCGGTGACCCCTGCAAACGGCACTACGCCGCCTTCTCCGTGGGCCGGCGCAAGCCGCTGCACAGCCTGGAGTCCTACCAGGGGCTGCTGTTCGACACGGTCTTCGTGAACCTGGACGGACACCTGGACATGTTCACGGGCCGGTTCCTGTGCCGCGTGCCCGGCGTCTACTTCTTCAACGTCAACATCCACACGTGGAACTTCAAGGAGACGTACCTGCACATCATGCGCAACGACACGGAGCAGGCCATCGTGTACGCGCAGCCCAGCGAGCGCTCCATCATGCAGAGCCAGagcctgatgctgcagctgcagctgcgcgaCGAGGTGTGGGTGCGTCTGTAcaagagggagcgggagaacgCGGTGTACGGCGACGACGCCGACGTCTACATCACGTTCAGCGGGTACCTGGTCCACGCCAGCGCCGACTAG
- the card11 gene encoding caspase recruitment domain-containing protein 11: MENGTSGMLSGVDSLWERVECKRYDLCRNISPAKLTPYLRQCKVLDEQDEDEILNSMLLASKANRTSRLLDILRTKGERGYVAFLESLEFYYPELYKLVTGKEPTRRFSTIVVEEGHEGLTQFLMNEVVKLQQQSKVKTLQQVELSRQNCTLEDEQKKLRLANQELLAFQQRYNKMREERNTYSDELLRVKDENYKLAMRYATLSEEKNMAVMRSRDLQLEIDQLKHRLNKVEEECKMERRQSLKLKNDIENRPKREQIFELERENEMLKIKLQELQSIIQPGPLPESDKAILDILEHDRQEALEDRQDLVNRLYNLHEEVRQAEELRDKYLEEKEDLELKCSTLQKDCEMYRNRIDTIAVQLEEVEKERDQAFKARDEAQHQFSQSLVDKDKYRKQIRELEERSDELHIELVRKEAKLVTLDCRLRRVSKDVALDQSLPRDLPPTIISQSEDFKAPRAQSEWSSDESPEEKLVNKEPQEPRLKRRPNLKAVIKSKPPIHVPKESQADSPAAGSRGDFLAIQMPNTHVKSCSLPPSPSFPVSPTYPSSPAPPLSSSFPSPLPPQDQCSWHKMRNRDSIMSILPEPPEKASLYRREKEKEHEFQPRSLSDSESDNMENDERGPPSVHSSSSSSHQSEGMDMYDMEQVNNFFRKLSLDRPFRPSLSSFSRISSVKVLELSLLGDNLLKDVTLVGGNDSGIFVSSVQADSAAERAGLREGQQLLMLEGCIRGQNQSVSLDTSTQEEAHWTLQHCSGPVKLRYRTSYDSFRRLQRDISDGTLSSGDSFHIRVNLNISGQSDSCSLSVRCDEVVHVLDTQYQGRCEWLCARVDPYSGSDLAERGTVPSESRAKQLLLVKIQKLMYRGGKEESETRQNRVSLQPDDASPLPDPKTSPRLSRASIFLTQIIQFVSRVDIKYKRMNSNERVRIINSDAADPDNEPSRDLNLIPYSTVTPQRTQRRRPVLFTPTVLAKTLIQRILNMGGAMEFNICKPDVLTKEEFHLKQNVEPFIHYKEKHATFECITRENIEAVAAKGKHCLLEAELSCVKDLLRREIYPIIIHIKICERNLRKIRKLPLRVESEEELVRLCRAKEKELEGIPCLYASLEPDAWAGPDDLIRAVKDRILDEQKRTVWLEQGLL; this comes from the exons ATGGAGAACGGCACCAGCGGGATGCTGAGTGGCGTGGACTCGCTGTGGGAGAGGGTGGAGTGCAAGCGCTACGACCTGTGCCGCAACATCTCGCCGGCCAAGCTGACGCCGTACCTGCGCCAGTGCAAGGTGCTGGACGAGCAGGACGAGGACGAGATCCTCAACTCCATGCTGCTGGCCTCCAAGGCCAACCGCACCA gccGGCTGCTCGACATCCTCAGGACCAAAGGGGAGCGCGGGTACGTGGCCTTCCTGGAGAGTCTGGAGTTTTACTACCCTGAGCTCTACAAGCTGGTGACGGGGAAGGAGCCCACACGCCGCTTCTCCACCATCGTGG tggAGGAGGGCCACGAGGGCCTGACGCAGTTCCTGATGAACGAggtggtgaagctgcagcaacagtcCAAGGTCAagacgctgcagcaggtggagctcagCAGGCAGAACTGCACGCTGGAGGACGAGCAGAAGAAGCTGCGTCTGGCcaaccaggagctgctggcctTCCAGCAGA GATACAATAagatgagagaggagaggaacacCTACAGCGACGAGCTGCTGAGGGTCAAGGATGAGAACTACAAGCTGGCCATGAGGTACGCCACGCTGAGCGAGGAGAAGAACATGGCGGTGATGAGGAGCCGggacctgcagctggag ATCGATCAGCTGAAGCACCGGCTCaacaaggtggaggaggagtgcaAGATGGAGCGGAGGCAGAGCCTGAAGCTGAAGAACGACATCGAGAACCGGCCCAAGAGAGAGCAGATCTTCGAGCTGGAGCGGGAGAACGAGATGCTGAAGAtcaagctgcaggagctgcagtccATCATTCAG CCCGGACCCCTGCCCGAGTCGGACAAGGCCATCCTGGACATATTGGAGCACGACAGGCAGGAAGCTCTGGAGGACCGACAGGACCTGGTCAACCGCCTCTACAACCTGCACGAAGAGGTCCGACAGGCCGAGGAGCTAAGAGACAAG tacctggaggagaaggaggatctGGAGCTGAAGTGCTCCACGCTGCAGAAGGACTGTGAGATGTACCGCAACCGCATAGACACCATCgctgtgcagctggaggaggtggagaaggagcgggACCAG GCCTTCAAAGCCAGAGACGAGGCCCAGCACCAGTTCTCCCAGAGCCTCGTCGACAAAGACAAGTACCGCAAGCAGAtccgggagctggaggagcggagCGACGAGCTGCACATCGAGCTGGTGCGCAAGGAGGCCAAGCTGGTGACGCTGGACTGCCGGCTGCGGCGCGTGTCCAAGGACGTGGCCCTGGACCAG AGCCTGCCCAGAGACCTGCCTCCGACCATCATCTCCCAGAGCGAGGACTTCAAGGCGCCTCGGGCCCAGTCCGAGTGGTCCAGCGACGAGTCCCCAGAGGAGAAGTTGGTCAACAAGGAGCCGCAGGAGCCTCGGTTGAAGCGCAGACCCAACCTGAAAGCAGTG ATCAAATCCAAGCCTCCCATCCACGTCCCTAAGGAGAGCCAGGCCGACTCTCCGGCTGCAG GCTCCAGAGGAGATTTCCTGGCCATTCAGATGCCGAACACGCACGTGAAGAGCTGCTCGCTGCCTCCCTCGCCCAGCTTCCCCGTGTCCCCCACCTACCCGTCCTCCCCCGCTCCCCCGCTCTCGTCCTCCTTCCcctcgccgctgccgccgcaggATCAGTGCAGCTGGCACAAG ATGCGGAACCGTGACAGCATCATGTCCATCCTCCCCGAGCCCCCGGAGAAGGCGTCGCTTTACCGgcgagagaaggagaaggagcacgAGTTCCAGCCGCGCAG CCTGTCGGACTCTGAGAGCGACAACATGGAGAATG ATGAGCGTGGTCCTCCCTCggttcactcctcctcctcctcctcacatcaGTCAGAAGGGATGGACATGTACGACATGGAGCAGGTCAACAACTTCTTCAGGAAGCTCTCATTGGACAG gccGTTTcgcccctcgctctcctccttctccaggaTCTCGTCCGTGAAGGTGCTGGAGCTCTCGTTGCTGGGAGACAACCTGCTGAAGGACGTGACGCTGGTCGGGGGCAACGACAGCGGGATCTTCGTGTCGTCGGTTCAGGCGGACTCGGCGGCTGAGAGGGCGGGGCTGCGCGAGGGCCAGCAGCTCCTGATG CTCGAAGGCTGCATCCGTGGGCAGAACCAGTCGGTTTCACTGGACACCAGCACCCAGGAGGAGGCCCACTGGACCCTGCAGCACTGCTCCGGGCCCGTCAAGCTGCGTTACCGCACCAGCTACGACT CTTTCCGCCGGCTGCAGAGGGACATCAGCGACGGCACGCTGTCCTCGGGCGACTCCTTCCACATCCGGGTCAACCTCAACATCTCCGGCCAATCGGACAGCTGCTCCCTGAGCGTGCGCTGCGACGAGGTGGTGCACGTCCTGGACACCCAGTACCAGGGCCGCTGCGAGTGGCTGTGCGCCCGGGTCGACCCGTACTCCGGCTCGGACCTGGCCGAGCGCGGCACCGTGCCCAGCGAGTCACG CGCGAAGCAGCTGCTCCTGGTGAAGATTCAGAAGTTAATGTACCGCGGTGGGAAGGAGGAAAGCGAAACCCGTCAGAACCGG GTCAGTTTGCAGCCGGACGACGCCAGCCCGCTGCCGGACCCCAAGACCAGCCCGCGTCTGTCCAGAGCCAGCATCTTCCTGACCCAGATCATACAG TTCGTCAGCAGGGTGGACATCAAGTACAAGCGGATGAACAGCAACGAGCGCGTGAGGATCATCAACTCAG ACGCTGCTGACCCAGACAATGAGCCGAGCAGGGACTTGAACCTGATTCCCTACAGCACCGTCACGCCCCAGCggacccagaggaggaggcccGTTCTGTTCACTCCCACGGTTCTGGCCAAAACCCTCATCCAGAGGATCCTCAACATGGGGGGAGCCATGGAATTCAACATCTGCAAACCAG ACGTCCTGACCAAAGAAGAGTTTCACCTCAAACAGAACGTGGAGCCTTTCATTCACTACAAGGAGAAACACGCCACATTTGAATGCATCACCCGAGAAAACATAGAGGCTGTGGCTGCAAAG GGCAAACACTGCCTGCTGGAGGCCGAGCTGAGCTGCGTCAAGGACCTGCTGCGCAGAGAGATCTACCCCATCATCATCCACATCAAGATCTGTGAGCGGAACCTCCGGAAGATACG GAAGCTGCCGCTGCGCGTGGagtcggaggaggagctggtgaggCTGTGTCGGGCcaaggagaaggagctggaggggaTCCCCTGCCTGTACGCCAGCCTGGAGCCCGACGCCTGGGCCGGGCCCGACGACCTGATCCGGGCCGTGAAGGACCGGATCCTGGACGAGCAGAAGAGGACGgtgtggctggagcaggggCTGCTGTAG
- the chst12a gene encoding carbohydrate sulfotransferase 12, whose protein sequence is MGTSRMFRIFVILGSAFMILLIILYWDDVAPSHLYLHPPVSPGPKIPHPPHPPAQQRPHTSRTPSFLSDIDAFVNQFLEPGTGEPTDPVPVDSSNQSEKAEERYIPRREWKIHLSPVAAELRERQEQRRRLLQEMCANDSLAFPGKNRSFDDIPNKELDHLIVDDRHGIIYCYVPKVACSNWKRIMIVLSESLLHDGVPQRDPLAVPRDLVHNNSMHFTFNKFWKRYGKFAKHLMKVKLKKYTKFLFVRDPFVRLISAYRNKFEMRNEDFYRRFAQVMLRRYAHQPTPPASVDAAAAAGLTPTFSHFVQYLLDPDTERELPFNEHWRQVYRLCHPCQIDYDFVGHLETAEEDAEHLLRQLRVDNVVEFPTSNRNLTASSWEADWFGTVPVEARRQLYKLYEPDFRLFGYERPDSVLHG, encoded by the exons ATGGGAACGTCCAGGATGTTCCGCATTTTTGTCATCCTGGGTTCTGCCTTCATGATCCTCCTGATCATCCTGTACTGGGACGACGTCGCCCCCTCTCACCTGTACCTGCACCCTCCCGTCTCACCGGGCCCGAAGATCCCGCATCCGCCCCACCCACCGGCCCAGCAGCGGCCTCACACCTCCCGAACCCCGTCCTTCCTGTCAGACATCGATGCCTTCGTCAACCAGttcctggagcctggaaccggCGAGCCCACGGACCCCGTCCCCGTGGACTCCAGCAACCAGTCGGAGAAAGCAGAGGAGCGGTACATCCCACGACGGGAGTGGAAGATTCACCTGAGTCCAGTGGCTGCGGAGCTCCGTGAGCGACAG gagcagcggcggcggctgctccaGGAGATGTGCGCCAACGACAGCCTGGCGTTTCCTGGCAAGAACCGCTCGTTCGACGACATCCCCAACAAGGAGCTGGATCACCTCATCGTGGACGACAGACACGGCATCATCTACTGCTACGTCCCCAAG gtGGCCTGCAGCAACTGGAAGCGCATCATGATCGTCCTCAGTGAGAGCCTGCTGCACGACGGGGTCCCGCAGAGAGACCCGCTGGCCGTGCCCCGGGACCTGGTCCACAACAACAGCATGCACTTCACCTTCAACAAGTTCTGGAAACGCTACGGCAAGTTTGCAAAGCACCTCATGAAG GTGAAACTGAAGAAATACACCAAGTTCCTGTTCGTGCGTGACCCGTTCGTGCGCCTCATCTCCGCCTACCGCAACAAGTTCGAGATGCGCAACGAGGACTTCTACCGGCGCTTCGCTCAGGTGATGCTGCGCCGCTACGCCCACCAGCCCACGCCGCCCGCCTCCGTggacgcggccgcggccgccggcCTCACGCCCACCTTCTCCCACTTCGTCCAGTACCTGCTGGACCCGGACACGGAGCGGGAGCTGCCCTTCAACGAGCACTGGCGCCAGGTGTACCGGCTGTGCCACCCGTGCCAGATCGACTACGACTTCGTGGGCCACCTGGAGacggcggaggaggacgccgagCACCTGCTGCGGCAGCTGCGGGTGGACAACGTGGTGGAGTTCCCCACCTCCAACAGGAACCTGACGGCCAGCAGCTGGGAGGCGGACTGGTTCGGCACCGTGCCCGTGGAGGCGCGGAGGCAGCTCTACAAGCTGTACGAGCCCGACTTCAGGCTTTTTGGCTACGAGCGACCGGACTCCGTCCTCCACGGCTGA